In a single window of the Elusimicrobiota bacterium genome:
- a CDS encoding PAS domain S-box protein has product MNTIEDVARRTDVPVIVADHNGNITDINPSFTEIFGWSRTEILGRPLTVIIPKDLRDAHHLGFSRFLSTGKPTLLNQALKLKAIKKDGREFDAEHYIAAEHDGKHWTFAATIRPLKKD; this is encoded by the coding sequence ATGAACACAATCGAGGACGTCGCGCGAAGGACCGACGTTCCCGTCATTGTCGCCGATCACAATGGGAACATAACCGATATCAACCCCTCCTTCACGGAGATTTTCGGCTGGAGCCGCACGGAAATCCTGGGGCGACCCTTGACCGTCATTATTCCCAAGGACTTGCGCGACGCGCACCACCTGGGATTTTCCCGCTTCCTTTCCACGGGAAAGCCGACTCTCCTAAATCAAGCCCTAAAGCTCAAGGCAATCAAGAAGGACGGAAGGGAATTCGACGCCGAGCACTACATAGCGGCCGAGCATGACGGCAAGCACTGGACGTTCGCGGCGACGATCCGGCCGCTCAAGAAGGATTGA
- a CDS encoding trypsin-like peptidase domain-containing protein, with protein MKYTILAFLAVSSAAAAVKAASPVDPEVIYGDDDRKDLYQIRDPKVLALAGSTVALFEAGDVSLDRGQALLSSSPYGEGMRLCSDEPFYEQGSGAFCSGFLVAPDLVLTAGHCLRSESACRSTKFVFGFGIMDKSIGTPKSVPAGEVYGCKALVGRKEEGRGADWALARLDRAVKKEEHAPLALDRDPSAIAQGTPLFVVGHPAGLPTKVAGGAKVRDGSPNGFFIANLDTYGGNSGSAVFNAKTGLVEGILVRGEIDYETRPGKACRQSKVCPSEGCRGEDVTKISAAIGSLPRPEPEVIFRLSRLGPVPFD; from the coding sequence ATGAAATATACCATATTGGCGTTTTTGGCCGTTTCTTCTGCGGCCGCCGCGGTCAAGGCCGCTTCCCCGGTTGACCCGGAAGTCATCTACGGGGACGATGATCGCAAGGACCTCTACCAAATCCGGGACCCAAAAGTCCTGGCCTTGGCCGGCTCCACGGTGGCTTTGTTCGAGGCGGGGGATGTCTCCCTCGATAGGGGCCAGGCCCTCCTTTCCTCCTCGCCTTACGGCGAGGGCATGCGCCTCTGCTCCGACGAGCCCTTCTACGAGCAAGGGTCCGGGGCCTTCTGCTCCGGCTTCTTGGTGGCTCCCGATCTTGTGCTCACCGCCGGGCATTGCCTCAGGAGCGAGTCCGCCTGCAGGAGCACCAAGTTCGTTTTCGGCTTCGGAATCATGGATAAGAGCATCGGCACTCCGAAGAGCGTGCCGGCCGGCGAGGTTTACGGGTGCAAGGCCTTGGTCGGGCGCAAGGAGGAGGGTCGCGGCGCGGATTGGGCTTTGGCGCGGCTCGACCGCGCGGTGAAAAAAGAGGAGCACGCGCCGCTCGCGCTCGACCGCGATCCCTCGGCCATCGCGCAGGGAACGCCTCTCTTCGTGGTCGGGCATCCCGCGGGCCTGCCGACCAAGGTGGCCGGAGGAGCCAAGGTCCGGGATGGCTCGCCCAACGGATTCTTTATCGCCAACCTCGACACCTACGGAGGCAACTCTGGCTCGGCGGTTTTCAACGCCAAAACCGGACTCGTGGAGGGGATACTCGTGCGCGGCGAGATAGACTACGAGACCAGGCCTGGGAAGGCCTGCCGCCAGTCCAAGGTTTGCCCGAGCGAGGGCTGCCGCGGCGAGGACGTGACCAAGATCTCGGCGGCGATTGGGAGCCTGCCGCGTCCGGAGCCGGAGGTTATTTTCCGTCTGAGCCGCTTAGGGCCGGTTCCTTTTGATTGA
- the solA gene encoding N-methyl-L-tryptophan oxidase codes for MAEKPDVVVVGGGIMGVSAAYWLASRGKSVVLLDQSGIPNAAAASGDHLRVFRLSYGKDAFYTAMAMKSLPLWLEWGAQANESLLLQNGVLDLAVTARGYEEDSFRVLKEMKVHAVRMEKGELRRHYPMLNTRAIKYGIFHKDGGMLWASRATAAVCGLAQRKGVRVRTQTKAESLVRARGKILAVKDSEGKQWKAESFLFTAGYWTPQLLKPYKIPLKVTRQQQLYLRPPINRGRYRPEHFPVFAALSQGFYGFPLHIHGFMKIGDHGKGPTAKPEAGAQITPAFERKCRAFLKRFMPELSDFTESEGSVCYYDNTKDGDFILDRLPGAANAFVACGFSGHGFKFAPLIGKTMAEFMTSARPELNMHRFRLSRF; via the coding sequence ATGGCCGAGAAACCGGACGTGGTGGTGGTGGGCGGTGGGATCATGGGCGTGAGTGCCGCCTATTGGCTGGCCTCTAGGGGCAAGAGCGTCGTCCTCCTCGACCAAAGCGGCATCCCCAACGCCGCGGCCGCATCGGGCGACCACCTGCGCGTTTTCCGCTTGAGCTACGGGAAGGACGCTTTCTATACGGCCATGGCCATGAAAAGCCTTCCCCTCTGGCTCGAGTGGGGGGCCCAGGCCAATGAGTCCCTCCTCCTGCAGAACGGAGTCCTGGATTTGGCCGTGACCGCGCGCGGCTACGAGGAGGACAGCTTCCGGGTCCTCAAGGAAATGAAAGTCCATGCGGTTAGAATGGAGAAAGGCGAACTCCGCCGCCATTACCCCATGCTCAACACCCGCGCCATCAAGTACGGGATATTTCACAAGGATGGCGGGATGCTTTGGGCCTCGCGCGCGACCGCGGCGGTCTGCGGACTGGCGCAGAGGAAAGGGGTGAGGGTCCGCACGCAGACCAAGGCGGAGAGTCTGGTGCGCGCCCGGGGGAAAATCCTGGCCGTCAAGGATTCGGAGGGCAAGCAATGGAAGGCTGAAAGCTTTCTATTCACCGCCGGCTATTGGACGCCCCAGCTCCTCAAGCCCTATAAGATACCCCTCAAGGTGACTCGCCAGCAGCAGCTTTACTTGAGGCCCCCCATCAATCGCGGCCGCTATCGTCCCGAGCACTTCCCCGTGTTCGCCGCCTTGAGCCAGGGTTTCTACGGGTTCCCGCTGCATATCCATGGCTTCATGAAGATCGGGGACCACGGCAAGGGGCCGACGGCCAAGCCCGAGGCCGGAGCCCAGATCACACCCGCCTTTGAAAGAAAATGCCGGGCCTTTCTCAAGCGCTTCATGCCGGAGCTTTCCGACTTCACGGAGAGCGAGGGCTCTGTCTGCTACTACGACAACACCAAGGACGGCGATTTCATCCTGGACCGCCTACCGGGCGCCGCGAACGCCTTCGTGGCCTGCGGATTTTCGGGCCACGGCTTCAAGTTCGCGCCCCTGATCGGCAAGACCATGGCGGAGTTCATGACCTCGGCTAGGCCCGAGCTCAACATGCACCGCTTCCGGCTATCCCGTTTTTAA
- a CDS encoding response regulator codes for MENKIILLVEDDPDDVTLMLRALKRSNIKNEIVVAHDGIEALDLLRGASVMPAVILLDLHLPKMDGLEVLSRLRGDKRTKLLPIVILTSSKEEQDRLNGYSLGANSYIRKPVDFTEFASAVAQLGLYWLLLNEPPPPHKAK; via the coding sequence ATGGAAAATAAGATCATTCTCCTCGTCGAGGACGACCCAGACGACGTGACCTTGATGCTGCGCGCCCTTAAGAGAAGCAACATCAAAAACGAAATCGTCGTGGCCCACGACGGGATCGAGGCCCTGGATTTACTCCGCGGCGCCTCCGTGATGCCCGCGGTAATACTCCTCGACCTCCATCTGCCCAAGATGGACGGCCTCGAGGTCTTGAGCCGCCTTCGGGGAGACAAGCGCACGAAACTCCTGCCCATCGTGATCCTTACCTCTTCCAAGGAGGAGCAAGACAGGCTCAATGGCTACAGCCTAGGCGCCAACAGCTACATCCGCAAGCCCGTTGATTTCACGGAATTCGCCTCCGCCGTGGCCCAGCTCGGGCTGTATTGGCTGCTTCTCAACGAACCCCCGCCGCCCCATAAGGCGAAGTGA